From the Thermoproteota archaeon genome, the window AACTATGTTCATGGCCGTGCCGGTACCTATGGCTATGGCGTCATACTCAATGGGCTCGGGCATGTCCATCCCGGCCTAGGAGAATATGTCTTTAAAGTACTTGACTCTCGCGAGGGCCCGCGCCAACGAACTGACGGGGGTAGGTCCCAAATCCGAAGTAGATCCTCCAGAGAGGGGATCCAGAAGAGCTAAGAATGACCCAACGCAGGCCCTCATCTAGCTGCCAGCTGGACATACCAAGCGCGGCCATTATATCTGCTCCGAACTCCCACGGATGCTGAGTACTTTGAGGCGTAATAGCGCTAATACTTTCGGAACTTTCTTATCTATGTCACATGCCTGATAACTCTTAAATACGATCTAGGTGATCCTTTAAACGATGAAGAGAAGGCTGATCATAGAGGGAGAGAAAGTTCAGGACATAGGCTACCGCATGTTCCTCCTAAATCTAGCTGGTGAGCACGACTTGACCGGTTTCCAAGCTCGTAATGTGGGAAAGAAGGCGGTAGAGGCTCTATACGAGGGGGACGATGGAGCGGTGAGAGCTTTCGAGGACGATGTTAGGGAAATGGCCCCCGAGGGCGCTAGAGTGGATAGGATCCATTTCGAGGACTACGATGGTCCGATCAAGGACATAGAGAGGTTCAGGTCCCACTTCATGACCCTCCAGCTCGGTAAGATGATAGAGGTTGGGCTCACCATGATACAGGAGCTGAGGGCCTTCAGGGAGGAGAGCAAGCAGAACCAAGAGACCATGATCCAGAACCAGCAGCTGATGATACAGAAGCAGGACGAGACGCTGGAGGAGCTCAAGGGGATCAGGAAGGACCTCAAGTCCATACTTGATAGGAGACTCGCTGAGCTGGAGAGGGACGTGGCCCTGATAAAGGAGAGGTTGGGGATAGAGTAGTAAGTACCATCGAACATTGGTGGACTCTCTCAAGGAGCATTCTCTTTACGTATGTCATAAAGTGCGTCTGTCACTAAGCTCTCAGTCGTAGTTCAAAGACCAAGATATCCGGCTCCTCCAGCTCCCACTGTACTAACCCCAATTGCCTCAACCGGCTGACCGAATCGGACATGTCCTCGGGGACCATTATGCTCACCCTACTCCCGCGTTCGAGGGCGATGGCCTCCATTCCTCCCAAGACGGACTGCATTTCACTGTATCTAAAGGGAGTAAAGGTTGTCGTAGGCTCCTTAGGCATCAGGAAGCCTTCATCGTCTATCCCATATGCCTCGGCGTGGTTCCTCAGCCAGTCGAGCGTATCTCCACACTTCTTCAGGAACTTCCAGCCCACCGGCACAAGCTCTACATCTGGAAGCCTCGGTTCCGTCTCCCTAAGCTGAACTCCAGCGTGTTCAGGTTCTTTATAGAGGTGGTGGAACTTCTTCACCACCTTG encodes:
- a CDS encoding acylphosphatase, with the protein product MKRRLIIEGEKVQDIGYRMFLLNLAGEHDLTGFQARNVGKKAVEALYEGDDGAVRAFEDDVREMAPEGARVDRIHFEDYDGPIKDIERFRSHFMTLQLGKMIEVGLTMIQELRAFREESKQNQETMIQNQQLMIQKQDETLEELKGIRKDLKSILDRRLAELERDVALIKERLGIE
- a CDS encoding GNAT family N-acetyltransferase, yielding MNSLIREARREDYPHVKEIARLTWEGHDYLPQVFDSWIEDGHFYVIEEDGEVVATAKLTLLPCDVGWMEGLRVHPSYRGRGLARRLHEFLISLGREMSARGELKSLMYATYVKNEASIHLGESTGFKVVKKFHHLYKEPEHAGVQLRETEPRLPDVELVPVGWKFLKKCGDTLDWLRNHAEAYGIDDEGFLMPKEPTTTFTPFRYSEMQSVLGGMEAIALERGSRVSIMVPEDMSDSVSRLRQLGLVQWELEEPDILVFELRLRA